In a genomic window of Leisingera caerulea DSM 24564:
- the pip gene encoding prolyl aminopeptidase yields the protein MDRYPDQKRAVHYLYPPVEPFDQRMIDAGQGHRIYAEQSGNPNGIPVIVCHGGPGGGSSPAMRRYFDPDVYRIILFDQRGCGRSRPYASCEDNTTWHLVADMELIRRQIGIESWILFGGSWGATLALIYAQTHPDRVQQMILRGVFLMTKAELDWFYGGGAGKFWPETWAKFVSLIPDGERNDMIGAYHKRLFSGNLDEEVRYGRAWSSWENALASVHSNGQSGESPGDYARAFARLENHYFRNGGFLDYDGQILANMGRISHIPGVIVQGRYDMICPPSSAWRLNELWPNAELKMVRNAGHALSEPGISAELVRAMDRIAGELVP from the coding sequence ATGGATAGATACCCGGACCAAAAGCGCGCAGTGCATTATCTTTACCCGCCGGTCGAGCCCTTTGACCAGCGCATGATCGACGCAGGCCAAGGGCACCGTATATATGCAGAGCAGAGCGGGAATCCAAACGGCATACCCGTGATTGTGTGCCACGGCGGCCCCGGCGGCGGCAGCAGCCCGGCGATGCGGCGCTATTTCGATCCCGATGTCTACCGGATCATTCTGTTTGACCAGCGCGGCTGCGGACGATCGCGCCCCTATGCCTCCTGCGAGGACAACACCACCTGGCATCTGGTCGCGGATATGGAGCTGATTCGCCGCCAGATCGGCATCGAGTCATGGATCTTGTTCGGTGGCAGCTGGGGGGCGACCCTGGCGCTGATCTATGCCCAGACCCACCCCGACCGGGTGCAGCAGATGATCCTGCGCGGCGTCTTCCTGATGACCAAGGCTGAGCTTGACTGGTTCTATGGCGGCGGCGCCGGCAAATTCTGGCCTGAAACCTGGGCCAAATTCGTCTCGCTGATCCCCGATGGCGAGCGCAATGACATGATCGGCGCCTATCACAAGCGGCTGTTTTCCGGAAATCTGGACGAAGAAGTGCGCTATGGCCGCGCCTGGTCGTCGTGGGAAAACGCGCTGGCGTCCGTGCATTCCAACGGCCAAAGTGGCGAAAGCCCCGGGGACTACGCCCGCGCCTTTGCCCGGCTGGAAAACCATTATTTCCGCAATGGCGGCTTCCTCGATTACGACGGTCAGATCCTTGCCAACATGGGGCGGATCTCCCATATCCCCGGCGTGATCGTGCAGGGCCGCTATGACATGATCTGCCCGCCGTCTTCCGCCTGGCGCCTGAATGAGCTGTGGCCAAACGCGGAGTTGAAGATGGTGCGCAATGCAGGCCATGCTTTGTCCGAGCCGGGAATCAGCGCAGAGCTGGTCCGGGCGATGGACCGGATTGCAGGAGAGCTTGTGCCATGA
- a CDS encoding ABC transporter substrate-binding protein: MTRIDRRALFTSGAAAALLAAAGGSVHASPKAGGVLRLAVPRDGGMLEQAARGAIYDTLTEIAPDGLLRGELATGWHSTADARTWTFNLREGVAFHDGSPLTADDAATSLLAQGITGAEVQAITALGSHQLLVELSQPNPHLPYLLASADQMIAAGGNLPMPLSIAMGTGCYKVERAQEGRHFRASRVADHYKAGTAGWADAVEIIVIPDAAVRAEALRDGYVDVAALPEPRGLLRRGEFLYHPSSSDMALAARHNVGIPRKVGQRAPLDDGRIAERWWMI; encoded by the coding sequence ATGACGCGCATCGACCGCCGCGCGCTGTTCACCTCGGGTGCTGCCGCTGCCCTGCTGGCGGCTGCCGGCGGATCGGTCCATGCTTCGCCAAAGGCCGGCGGCGTGCTTCGGCTGGCGGTTCCGCGCGATGGCGGGATGCTGGAACAGGCCGCCCGCGGCGCGATTTATGACACGCTGACCGAAATCGCCCCGGACGGGCTGCTGCGCGGCGAGCTGGCCACAGGCTGGCACTCGACAGCGGATGCCCGGACTTGGACCTTCAACTTGCGTGAAGGGGTGGCGTTTCACGATGGCAGCCCGCTGACGGCGGATGATGCTGCCACCTCGCTCTTGGCGCAGGGAATCACCGGTGCAGAGGTGCAGGCCATTACCGCGCTAGGCAGCCATCAGCTGCTGGTGGAGCTGTCGCAGCCCAACCCGCATCTGCCCTACTTGCTGGCCAGCGCCGATCAGATGATTGCGGCCGGCGGCAATCTCCCCATGCCGCTGTCAATTGCGATGGGCACCGGCTGCTACAAAGTGGAGCGTGCCCAGGAAGGCCGGCATTTCCGCGCGTCCAGGGTGGCGGATCACTACAAGGCCGGAACTGCCGGGTGGGCGGATGCGGTGGAGATCATCGTGATCCCCGACGCGGCTGTCCGGGCTGAGGCTTTGCGTGATGGTTATGTAGACGTGGCGGCCCTGCCGGAACCGCGCGGACTGCTGCGCCGGGGCGAGTTTTTGTATCACCCTTCGTCCAGCGATATGGCACTGGCTGCCCGGCACAACGTCGGTATCCCGCGCAAGGTGGGCCAACGCGCGCCGCTGGATGACGGCCGCATTGCCGAGCGTTGGTGGATGATCTGA
- a CDS encoding SgcJ/EcaC family oxidoreductase, whose translation MNIADTARKYAEAWSSGDPDAVASHYAENGSITINRGDPIEGRKAVSEMAAGFYAEFPDLIVLLDHLRVAGNHVMFGWTLEGTHSGTGQKVRVPGWEEWDLDAEGKVAESRGWFDAGEYERQIAEGI comes from the coding sequence ATGAATATAGCGGATACGGCAAGAAAGTATGCGGAGGCTTGGAGTTCCGGTGATCCGGACGCTGTTGCATCCCACTACGCCGAGAACGGCTCCATCACAATCAACCGAGGAGATCCGATTGAGGGACGCAAAGCAGTTTCAGAAATGGCTGCAGGGTTTTATGCGGAATTTCCGGATTTGATCGTATTGCTTGACCACCTTCGTGTCGCCGGAAATCACGTTATGTTCGGCTGGACACTGGAAGGAACCCACTCTGGAACCGGTCAAAAGGTAAGAGTGCCGGGATGGGAAGAGTGGGATCTCGACGCTGAAGGAAAAGTCGCCGAATCACGCGGCTGGTTTGATGCCGGGGAATATGAACGGCAAATTGCGGAAGGGATCTGA
- the rimP gene encoding ribosome maturation factor RimP, producing MTNDLIAKAAIDRRLAEIVTPVIEDLGYELVRIRLMSGKSTTLQIMADKPNGGIEVDDCADISNAVSAVLDVEDPIIDAYALEVSSPGIDRPLTRMKDFEMFEGYEAKLETAEMVGGRRRFKGELAGTEEDEVLINIEDQGETVTIGLKFDWLSDAKLVLTDDLIKEMLRQRKEAGTLNEDAFDEIETEESEEEKK from the coding sequence ATGACCAACGACCTGATTGCCAAAGCTGCCATCGACCGGCGCCTGGCCGAGATCGTCACCCCGGTGATCGAGGATCTGGGCTATGAGCTGGTGCGAATCCGGCTGATGTCTGGTAAGTCGACAACGCTGCAGATCATGGCCGATAAGCCCAACGGCGGCATCGAGGTGGATGATTGCGCCGATATCTCGAATGCCGTCAGCGCGGTGCTGGACGTCGAGGACCCGATCATCGACGCCTATGCCCTGGAGGTCTCCAGCCCGGGCATTGACCGTCCGCTGACTCGGATGAAAGACTTCGAGATGTTCGAGGGCTACGAAGCCAAGCTCGAAACCGCCGAGATGGTCGGCGGCCGCCGCCGCTTCAAGGGCGAGCTGGCAGGCACCGAAGAAGACGAAGTCCTGATCAACATCGAGGATCAGGGCGAGACCGTGACCATCGGACTGAAGTTCGACTGGCTGAGCGATGCCAAGCTGGTTCTGACCGATGATCTGATCAAGGAAATGCTGCGTCAGCGCAAAGAGGCCGGGACGCTCAACGAAGACGCATTCGACGAAATCGAGACCGAAGAGTCCGAAGAGGAGAAAAAGTAA
- the nusA gene encoding transcription termination factor NusA, producing MAITSANQLELLQTAEAVAREKMIDPGLVIEAMEESLARAAKSRYGAEMDIRVSIDRKTGRATFTRVRTVVADEELENYQAEMTVEQARQYMANPEVGQTYVEEVPPVEMGRIAAQSAKQVILQKVREAERDRQYEEFKDRAGTIINGLVKREEYGNVIVDVGAGEAILRRNEKIGRESYRPNDRVRCYIKDVRREPRGPQIFLSRTAPEFMAELFKMEVPEIYDGIIEIKAVARDPGSRAKIAVVSYDGSIDPVGACVGMRGSRVQAVVNELQGEKIDIIPWNEDQPTFLVNALQPAEVSKVVLDEEAGKIEVVVPEEQLSLAIGRRGQNVRLASQLTNLDIDIMTEEEESARRQKEFEARTKLFMETLDLDEFFAQLLVSEGFTNLEEVAYVELDELLVIDGVDEGTAEELQARARDYLEAQAKAALDAARELGAEDSLIQFEGLTPQMVEALAKDDVKSLEDFATCADWELAGGWTSDGGERVKDDGILEPFGVSLEEAQDMVMTARIMLGWVDPAELEAEAAEDEDAGEEESEA from the coding sequence ATGGCTATCACCTCTGCAAACCAGCTGGAGCTGTTGCAAACCGCCGAGGCCGTGGCGCGCGAAAAGATGATCGACCCGGGGCTGGTGATCGAGGCGATGGAAGAGAGCCTCGCCCGTGCGGCCAAAAGCCGCTATGGCGCCGAGATGGATATCCGGGTGTCGATCGACCGCAAGACCGGCCGCGCCACCTTTACCCGCGTGCGCACCGTTGTGGCGGATGAGGAGCTGGAGAACTACCAGGCCGAAATGACCGTTGAGCAGGCGCGCCAGTACATGGCGAACCCCGAGGTGGGCCAGACCTATGTCGAGGAAGTGCCGCCGGTTGAAATGGGCCGGATCGCCGCCCAGTCGGCCAAGCAGGTGATCCTGCAGAAGGTCCGCGAAGCAGAGCGCGACCGCCAGTACGAAGAGTTCAAGGACCGCGCCGGCACCATCATCAACGGCCTGGTCAAGCGCGAGGAATACGGCAACGTCATCGTCGATGTGGGCGCTGGCGAAGCGATCCTGCGCCGCAACGAGAAGATCGGCCGTGAAAGCTACCGCCCGAACGACCGCGTGCGCTGCTACATCAAGGACGTGCGCCGCGAGCCGCGCGGCCCGCAGATCTTCCTGTCGCGCACCGCGCCGGAGTTCATGGCTGAACTGTTCAAGATGGAAGTGCCGGAAATCTATGACGGCATCATTGAGATCAAGGCGGTCGCCCGCGACCCCGGTTCGCGCGCCAAGATTGCTGTTGTCTCCTACGATGGCTCGATCGACCCGGTCGGCGCCTGTGTGGGTATGCGCGGCTCCCGCGTGCAGGCCGTCGTGAACGAGCTGCAGGGCGAGAAGATCGACATCATCCCGTGGAACGAAGATCAGCCGACCTTCCTGGTTAACGCGCTGCAGCCCGCGGAAGTCTCCAAGGTGGTGCTGGACGAGGAAGCTGGTAAGATCGAAGTTGTGGTGCCGGAAGAGCAGCTGTCGCTCGCCATCGGCCGCCGCGGTCAGAACGTGCGCCTGGCGTCGCAGCTGACCAACCTCGACATCGACATCATGACCGAGGAAGAAGAATCGGCCCGCCGCCAGAAGGAATTCGAGGCGCGCACGAAATTGTTCATGGAGACCCTTGATCTGGACGAGTTCTTTGCCCAGCTTCTGGTGTCTGAGGGCTTTACCAACCTGGAAGAGGTTGCCTATGTCGAGCTCGACGAACTGCTGGTCATTGACGGTGTTGACGAAGGCACCGCCGAAGAGCTGCAGGCGCGTGCCCGCGACTATCTGGAAGCCCAAGCCAAGGCAGCGCTGGATGCAGCCCGTGAGCTTGGCGCCGAGGATAGCCTGATCCAGTTCGAGGGCCTGACCCCGCAGATGGTCGAAGCGCTGGCCAAAGACGATGTGAAATCGCTGGAAGATTTCGCCACCTGCGCTGACTGGGAGCTGGCCGGCGGCTGGACCTCCGATGGCGGTGAGCGGGTCAAGGATGACGGCATCCTGGAGCCCTTCGGCGTGTCGCTGGAAGAGGCGCAGGACATGGTCATGACCGCGCGCATCATGCTGGGCTGGGTGGATCCGGCTGAGCTGGAAGCGGAAGCGGCGGAAGACGAAGACGCTGGCGAAGAGGAAAGCGAAGCCTGA
- a CDS encoding RNA-binding protein yields the protein MTRGGVQKDRSEGSERKCIATGDTEPKQGLIRFVMGPEGQVVPDVMGKLPGRGVYVASSRAALETAVKKKLFARGFKSQVQVSAGLAGEVEDQVVRRLVGLISLARKSGDAVAGYEKVKDWLAKEQARVLIQASDGSGRGKSKLSTPYKGKFIGCLTADELGMAFGRQTVIHAALASGGLSKRVVDEAQRLQGLREMVGGSGRTEG from the coding sequence ATGACACGCGGCGGCGTTCAAAAAGACCGGTCCGAAGGCAGCGAGCGCAAGTGCATCGCAACCGGCGATACCGAGCCCAAACAGGGACTCATCCGTTTTGTGATGGGGCCCGAAGGCCAGGTCGTGCCCGATGTGATGGGCAAGCTGCCGGGCCGCGGCGTCTATGTGGCCTCCAGCCGCGCGGCGCTGGAAACCGCCGTCAAAAAGAAGCTGTTCGCCCGCGGCTTCAAATCGCAGGTCCAGGTCTCCGCCGGGCTTGCCGGAGAGGTGGAGGACCAGGTGGTCCGCCGCCTGGTCGGGCTGATCAGCCTGGCGCGCAAGTCGGGCGACGCGGTGGCCGGGTATGAAAAGGTCAAGGACTGGCTGGCCAAGGAACAGGCCCGGGTGCTGATCCAGGCCTCTGACGGGTCGGGCCGCGGAAAGTCGAAGCTGAGCACGCCCTACAAGGGCAAATTCATCGGCTGCCTCACGGCGGACGAGCTGGGAATGGCATTTGGGCGCCAAACTGTGATACATGCCGCCCTCGCCTCTGGCGGACTCAGCAAACGTGTTGTAGATGAGGCGCAACGACTGCAAGGTTTGCGCGAAATGGTGGGCGGCAGCGGCCGCACGGAAGGATAA
- the infB gene encoding translation initiation factor IF-2 — translation MSDSDGKKTLGLRGSSRPGNVKQSFSHGRTKNVVVETKRKRVVVPKPGAAKSGSGAAPAASGSRRPAGISDAEMERRLKALQAAKAREAEETAQREAEEKARAEERERRRAEAEAKEREQREAEERARQKAEEEERKRAEEAEAAKRAAAAPAPAPKAERPAPNKPAPAATPRKSERERDQRPSRGKGRDDNRRSGKLTLGQATGGEGNRQRSMAAMKRKQERARQKAMGGSVEREKVVRDVQLPETIVVSELANRMAERVADVVKSLMQMGMMVTQNQSIDADTAELIIEEFGHKVTRVSDADVEDVIKEVEDKDEDLKPRPPVITIMGHVDHGKTSLLDAIRDARVVAGEAGGITQHIGAYQVTTESGTVLSFLDTPGHAAFTSMRSRGAQVTDIVVLVVAADDAVMPQTVEAINHAKAAGVPMIVAINKIDKPAADPTKVRTDLLQHEVVVEAMSGEVQDVEVSAVTGQGLDELLEAIALQAEILELKANPDRAAQGAVIEAQLDVGRGPVATVLVQNGTLRQGDIFVVGEQYGKVRALINDKGERVEEAGPSVPVEVLGLNGTPEAGDVLNVTETEAQAREIAEYREQAAKDKRAAAGAATTLEQLMAKAKEDENVSELPILVKADVQGSAEAIVQAMEKIGNEEVRVRVLHSGVGAITETDVGLAEASGAPIMGFNVRANASARNTANQKGVEIRYYSVIYDLVDDVKAAASGLLSAEIRENFIGYAQIKEVFKVTGVGKVAGCLVTEGVARRSAGVRLLRDNVVIHEGTLKTLKRFKDEVAEVQSGQECGMAFENYDDIRPNDVIEIFEREEVTRTLD, via the coding sequence ATGAGCGATAGTGACGGCAAAAAGACACTGGGTCTGCGTGGGAGTTCCCGTCCGGGGAACGTGAAACAGAGTTTCAGCCATGGACGGACCAAGAATGTCGTAGTGGAAACCAAGCGCAAGCGCGTGGTGGTTCCCAAGCCGGGTGCGGCCAAAAGCGGCAGCGGTGCTGCACCGGCAGCGTCCGGATCCCGCCGGCCTGCCGGCATCAGCGACGCAGAGATGGAGCGCCGCCTGAAGGCGCTGCAGGCCGCCAAGGCCCGCGAGGCGGAAGAAACCGCGCAGCGTGAAGCCGAGGAAAAGGCCCGCGCCGAAGAGCGTGAGCGCCGCCGCGCCGAAGCGGAAGCCAAGGAACGCGAGCAGCGCGAAGCCGAAGAACGCGCCCGCCAGAAAGCCGAAGAGGAAGAGCGCAAGCGCGCCGAGGAAGCGGAGGCCGCCAAACGGGCTGCCGCTGCGCCTGCGCCTGCCCCCAAGGCAGAGCGTCCGGCACCGAACAAACCGGCTCCGGCTGCAACTCCGCGCAAGTCCGAGCGAGAGCGCGATCAGCGCCCGTCCCGCGGCAAGGGCCGTGACGACAACCGCCGCTCCGGCAAGCTGACGCTTGGCCAGGCTACTGGCGGCGAAGGCAACCGCCAGCGTTCGATGGCAGCAATGAAGCGCAAGCAAGAGCGTGCGCGCCAGAAGGCTATGGGCGGCTCGGTCGAGCGGGAAAAGGTTGTGCGCGATGTGCAGCTGCCGGAGACCATCGTGGTTTCCGAGCTGGCCAACCGTATGGCTGAACGCGTTGCCGATGTGGTGAAATCGCTCATGCAGATGGGTATGATGGTCACCCAGAACCAGTCGATCGACGCCGATACCGCCGAACTGATCATCGAGGAATTCGGCCACAAGGTGACCCGTGTCTCCGACGCCGACGTCGAGGACGTGATCAAGGAGGTCGAGGACAAGGACGAGGATCTGAAGCCGCGTCCGCCGGTCATCACCATCATGGGCCACGTCGACCACGGCAAGACCTCGCTGCTGGATGCAATCCGTGACGCCCGCGTTGTGGCTGGCGAAGCCGGCGGCATCACCCAGCACATCGGCGCCTATCAGGTGACGACCGAAAGCGGTACCGTGCTGAGCTTCCTGGATACCCCGGGCCACGCGGCCTTCACCTCGATGCGCTCGCGCGGTGCGCAGGTGACCGATATCGTGGTTCTGGTTGTCGCTGCGGACGACGCGGTGATGCCGCAGACCGTCGAGGCGATCAACCACGCCAAGGCGGCCGGAGTCCCGATGATTGTGGCGATCAACAAGATCGACAAGCCGGCTGCGGACCCGACCAAAGTGCGCACCGACTTGCTGCAGCACGAAGTTGTCGTGGAAGCCATGTCCGGCGAAGTGCAGGATGTGGAAGTTTCCGCCGTCACCGGTCAGGGCCTCGACGAGCTGCTGGAAGCCATTGCGCTGCAAGCGGAAATCCTGGAGCTGAAAGCCAACCCCGACCGCGCCGCACAAGGCGCCGTGATCGAGGCGCAGCTGGACGTGGGCCGCGGCCCCGTGGCCACCGTTCTGGTTCAGAACGGCACCCTGCGCCAGGGCGACATCTTTGTTGTGGGTGAGCAGTACGGCAAGGTCCGTGCGCTGATCAACGACAAGGGCGAGCGGGTTGAGGAAGCCGGTCCGTCGGTTCCGGTCGAAGTGCTGGGCCTGAATGGCACCCCGGAAGCGGGCGACGTTCTGAACGTCACCGAAACCGAAGCCCAGGCGCGCGAAATCGCCGAGTACCGCGAACAGGCGGCCAAGGACAAGCGCGCCGCAGCCGGTGCAGCGACCACGCTGGAGCAGCTGATGGCCAAGGCCAAGGAAGACGAGAACGTCTCCGAGCTGCCGATCCTGGTCAAGGCCGACGTGCAGGGCTCTGCCGAGGCCATCGTTCAGGCGATGGAAAAGATCGGTAACGAGGAGGTGCGCGTGCGCGTGCTGCACTCGGGCGTCGGTGCGATCACCGAAACCGATGTCGGCCTTGCCGAAGCCTCCGGTGCGCCGATCATGGGCTTCAACGTCCGTGCCAATGCCTCCGCCCGCAATACCGCGAACCAAAAGGGCGTGGAGATCCGCTACTATTCGGTGATCTATGACCTGGTGGATGATGTTAAGGCGGCCGCCTCCGGCCTGCTGTCGGCGGAGATCCGCGAGAACTTCATCGGCTATGCGCAGATCAAGGAAGTCTTCAAGGTCACCGGCGTTGGCAAGGTTGCCGGCTGTCTGGTCACCGAAGGCGTTGCCCGCCGCTCGGCCGGCGTGCGCCTGCTGCGCGACAACGTGGTGATCCACGAAGGCACGCTGAAGACCCTGAAGCGCTTCAAAGACGAAGTCGCCGAGGTTCAGTCCGGTCAGGAATGCGGTATGGCGTTCGAGAACTACGACGATATCCGTCCGAACGACGTGATCGAGATCTTCGAGCGCGAGGAAGTGACCCGCACCCTCGACTGA
- the mutT gene encoding 8-oxo-dGTP diphosphatase MutT, with product MKTVLVSAVALIDADGRVLLAQRPEGKSMAGLWEFPGGKIEAGETPEAALIRELHEELGIGTWASCLAPLTFASHSYEDFHLLMPLFACRKWEGIPQAKEGQTLKWVRPQDLRDFPMPPADIPLIPILRDWL from the coding sequence ATGAAAACGGTTCTGGTATCGGCTGTTGCGCTCATTGATGCGGATGGGAGGGTTCTGCTGGCGCAGCGCCCCGAGGGGAAATCGATGGCGGGCCTGTGGGAGTTTCCCGGCGGCAAGATCGAGGCGGGCGAAACGCCGGAAGCCGCTTTGATCCGCGAGCTGCATGAGGAGCTGGGGATCGGCACTTGGGCCTCTTGCCTGGCGCCGCTGACCTTTGCCAGCCACTCTTACGAGGATTTTCACCTGCTGATGCCGCTGTTTGCCTGCCGCAAGTGGGAAGGCATTCCGCAAGCCAAGGAAGGCCAGACCCTGAAATGGGTGCGCCCGCAGGACCTGCGCGACTTTCCGATGCCGCCGGCCGATATCCCGCTGATCCCGATCCTGCGCGACTGGCTGTAA
- the argJ gene encoding bifunctional glutamate N-acetyltransferase/amino-acid acetyltransferase ArgJ, translating into MAKSLPVSPLAPASFPALPVVKGVRFAAAAAGVKYQGRTDVMLAVMDPGTTVAGVFTRSKTRSAPVRDCQAKLGGGADAGAAILVNSGNSNAFTGHHGQTSVAEITSAVAAATGLPAERVFTASTGVIGEPLPHDRIVAKISELNDALDETALEGAARAIMTTDTFAKGASATVGIEGKTIKIAGIAKGSGMIAPDMATMLVYIFTDAKVEQAALQAQLAEICNRTFNCITVDSDTSTSDSLMLCATGASGVDATGNAEFASGLERVMLDLAHQVVRDGEGASKFVEIQVTGAASDTDAKVHGLAIANSPLVKTAIAGEDPNWGRVVMAIGKSGAAADRDLLSISFGDVLVAEKGWVSPGYKEELGAAEMKKQEITIKVDLGLGSGQATVWTCDLTHQYISINADYRS; encoded by the coding sequence ATGGCGAAATCCCTGCCCGTCTCGCCGCTGGCCCCTGCCAGCTTTCCCGCTCTGCCGGTCGTCAAAGGGGTGCGCTTTGCCGCTGCCGCTGCCGGGGTGAAGTACCAAGGCCGGACAGATGTGATGCTGGCGGTGATGGATCCGGGCACCACTGTTGCCGGGGTGTTCACCCGCTCCAAGACCCGGTCGGCCCCGGTGCGGGACTGCCAGGCCAAGCTGGGCGGCGGCGCGGATGCCGGCGCGGCAATCCTGGTGAACTCGGGCAACTCCAATGCCTTTACCGGCCATCACGGGCAAACCTCGGTGGCAGAGATCACCTCTGCTGTCGCCGCAGCAACAGGCCTGCCGGCGGAGCGCGTCTTTACCGCGTCTACCGGTGTAATCGGCGAGCCGCTGCCGCACGACCGCATCGTCGCGAAGATCAGTGAGCTGAACGATGCCTTGGACGAAACCGCGCTGGAAGGCGCCGCCAGGGCGATCATGACCACCGACACCTTTGCCAAAGGCGCCAGCGCCACGGTCGGGATTGAGGGCAAAACCATCAAGATAGCCGGCATTGCCAAAGGTTCCGGCATGATCGCGCCGGACATGGCGACGATGCTGGTCTATATCTTTACTGACGCCAAGGTGGAGCAGGCGGCGCTGCAGGCGCAGCTGGCAGAGATCTGCAACCGGACCTTCAACTGCATCACCGTGGACAGCGACACCTCCACCTCCGACAGCCTGATGCTGTGCGCAACGGGCGCCTCCGGCGTGGATGCCACCGGAAACGCGGAGTTTGCGTCCGGGCTGGAACGGGTCATGCTGGACCTGGCGCACCAGGTGGTGCGCGACGGTGAAGGTGCAAGCAAGTTCGTGGAAATCCAGGTGACCGGTGCCGCCTCAGACACCGATGCCAAGGTGCACGGCCTGGCGATTGCCAACTCGCCGCTGGTGAAGACCGCCATTGCCGGCGAGGACCCGAACTGGGGCCGTGTGGTTATGGCGATCGGCAAGTCCGGCGCCGCAGCGGACCGTGACCTGCTGTCGATCTCCTTTGGTGATGTTCTGGTCGCGGAAAAGGGCTGGGTCTCGCCCGGCTACAAGGAAGAGCTGGGCGCGGCGGAGATGAAGAAGCAGGAGATCACCATCAAGGTGGATCTGGGCCTCGGCAGCGGCCAGGCCACTGTCTGGACCTGCGATCTGACCCATCAGTACATCTCAATCAACGCGGATTACCGGTCATGA
- a CDS encoding peptidylprolyl isomerase → MRKGLTFLCGMAVAACAALPLAAVAAPHANTVVAAVNGEEITIGHMIMARENLPAQYKQLPDDVLFNAILDQLVQQTALKQQLHGEVPHYVELSVENEERAMLAADVLETVMDNASGEEALRAAYDEKYSSGDGGDEFHAAHILVETEADALDVIKELDDGADFATLAKEQSTGPSGPSGGDLGWFTAGRMVPEFEEAVMELRSGEVSAPVQTQFGWHVILLHERRKTEAPEFEEVREQIAGELRQRAVEARVNELTAAAEIERPEIEDLDPAILQDLSLVRN, encoded by the coding sequence ATGCGTAAAGGTCTCACATTTCTGTGCGGTATGGCAGTGGCGGCCTGCGCAGCGCTTCCGCTTGCGGCAGTCGCCGCGCCGCATGCCAACACGGTGGTCGCCGCGGTCAATGGCGAGGAAATCACCATCGGCCATATGATCATGGCACGCGAAAACCTGCCGGCGCAGTACAAGCAGCTGCCGGATGACGTGCTGTTTAACGCGATCCTCGATCAGCTGGTGCAGCAGACGGCGCTGAAACAGCAGCTGCATGGCGAGGTGCCCCATTACGTGGAGCTGTCGGTCGAAAACGAAGAGCGCGCGATGCTGGCGGCCGATGTGCTTGAGACGGTAATGGACAATGCCAGCGGCGAAGAGGCGCTGCGCGCGGCCTATGACGAGAAGTATTCCTCCGGCGACGGCGGCGATGAATTCCACGCCGCCCATATTCTGGTTGAAACCGAGGCGGACGCGCTGGACGTCATCAAGGAGCTGGACGACGGCGCCGATTTTGCCACCCTCGCCAAGGAGCAGTCCACTGGACCCTCCGGCCCCAGCGGCGGCGATCTGGGCTGGTTCACCGCTGGCCGCATGGTGCCGGAATTCGAAGAAGCGGTGATGGAACTGCGCTCTGGCGAGGTCTCCGCTCCGGTGCAGACCCAGTTCGGCTGGCACGTGATCCTGCTGCATGAGCGCCGCAAGACCGAGGCCCCTGAGTTCGAAGAAGTGCGCGAGCAAATTGCCGGCGAACTGCGCCAGAGGGCGGTGGAGGCACGCGTCAACGAACTGACCGCCGCGGCCGAGATCGAACGGCCCGAAATCGAGGATCTGGACCCGGCCATTCTCCAAGACCTCAGCCTGGTAAGGAACTGA